The window GTGTAGCCCACGGCCATCAGGGGGCGCAGCCACAGCGTGCCCACTACCCCGGCAATCACCAGGCCCATCACGATGAAAAAGCCCCAGGGCTCGATGCGCGACACCATGTGCGCCTGCCGCCAGGGCAATAGGCCTACCAGGATGCGCCCGCCATCGAGCGGCGGCAGCGGAAACAGGTTGAACGCCCACATCACCAGGTTGACCATGACCCCGGCGCGCGCCATTTCCAGAAAGAAGCGTTCCTCGATCCCCGTGCCCACCAGCACCACCAGTAGTACGGCCCAGGCGATGGCCTGGATGAAGTTGGACGCGGGCCCGGCCAGGGCCACCCACACCATGTGCTTCTTGGGATTGCGCAGATTGCTGAAGTTGACCGGCACCGGCTTGGCATAGCCGAACAAAAAGGCGCCCGAGGTCGCAAAGTACAGCAGCAGCGGCATCAGGATGGTGCCGACCGGGTCGATGTGCTTGAAGGGGTTGAGCGTGATGCGCCCCATCATGTACGCGGTGTTGTCGCCAAAGTGGCGTGCCGCGTAGCCATGGGCCGCCTCGTGCACGGTGATGGCAAACAGCACCGGCAGGGCGTAGATCAGAACGGTTTGGATGAGATTGGAGGTGTCCACGCCGGGATTGTCTCAGACGCTCCGCTGTCCCCGGCGTTGCAAGGGTGACGCTGCGCGTGTGCGCATGCGATGGTGCCGGGCGCTGTTGTGGGTTGTACGTATGCCGATAGGGCTTTCTCAGGGGGTGTTCGTTGCTAGCATCTGCCTCTTGCCCGCGGACCGCGACACACGGCGCGTGGTCCTGTGCGGCGGCCCCTCCCACAACGACGTACAACAGGCCTGGAGACACTGAAGCCATGTGGAACAACTTGAAGATCGGAACGCGCCTGTTGCTGGCGTTTGGCGGCCTCGCACTGGTCGTGCTGCTGTTGATGGTGATGGCGCTGTCTGGCATCGGTGGTGCCGAGCAGGCGCTGCAGGGCGCCACGCCACCGGCCCAGGCGGCCCTGGCGCAGCTGCAAAGTGCGCGCACCTGGGTCATTGGTTGCAGTGTGGTGGTGTTTGCGCTGGCCCTGGTGGCCATGCTCAGCCTGCGCGCCAGCATCGTGGCGCCGCTCAACCAGGCCATCCTGATTGCCGAAACCGTGGCCTCGGGCGACCTGAGCCAGGAGTTCAACTCCGACCTGGAAGGGGACTTTGGCCGCCTGCTGGGCGCGCTGGGCACCATGGAGGACACGCTGACCGACCTGGTGTCCCGCATCAAGCAAAGCACCGATTCGATCACCGCCTCGGCGGCGGACATAGGCCACGGCAATACCGACCTGTCGCGCCGCGCGGAAGACCAGGTGTCATCCCTGACCGAGACGGCGGCCAGCATGGAGCAGCTCACGGCCACCGTGCGCCAGAACGCCGAGCGTGCCCATTCGGCCAGCGGCCTGGCCGTGCAGGCGTCGGCGATTGCCGAGCAGGGCGGCTCGGTGGTGGGCGAAGTGGTGCAGACCATGCAGGCCATCAGCGGCAGCTCGCGCAAGATCGTGGACATCATCCAGGTCATCGAGGGCATCGCCTTCCAGACCAACATCCTGGCACTCAACGCCGCCGTGGAGGCCGCGCGTGCCGGCGAACAAGGCCGTGGCTTTGCGGTGGTGGCCAGCGAGGTGCGCAATCTGGCCCAGCGCAGCGCAGTGGCGGCCCGCGAGATCAAGGCGCTGATCAGCGCGTCGGTCGAACAGGTCGAAAGCGGCGCCGGTCAGGTGGGCAAGGCAGGCAAGACCATGGAAGAGATCGTCGGCGCCGTGGGCCAAGTCAGCGCGCTGCTGGGTGAAATCTCCACCGCCCTGCGCGAGCAGAGCGAGGCCATCAGCCATGTCAACGTGGCGGTGTCACACATGGATGGCGGCACGCAGGAGACGGCCTCGCTGGTGCAACATGCGGTAACCACGGCGTCAGCGCTGTCGGCGCAGGCACGCGATCTGGAGCAGGCGGTCGGAGCGTTCAAGCTGTAGCTCCCTGGGCCGCTGCGCGGCTTCGCTTTCAGGGGGCACCACGGACGGTCTGGCAGAGCCAGCTCCATGGTGGCGCGGGCCCTTGGCAGCGACTGCGTTGAGCGCTGCGCCGCTTTTCAGCGGGCTTTTACAACCCCAATGCTTGCACGCTGCCCCGGCCTTCGCGCACCACCACCGGGTCGCCGCCAGTGCCCATGGGGGTGAGGTCCACCACCGTGGTGGGCTCCAGCGGACAGGCCCCGGCATCCACGATGGCGTCCACCAGCTTTTCATAGCGCTCGCGGATTTCCTGCGGGTCGTTCAGGGGCTCGGTCTCGCCCGCAGGGATCAGCGTGGTGGCCAGCAGCGGGGCGCCGTGCAGCTCCAGCAGTAGCTGCAGGCCCTTGCGGTCGGGCACCCGCAGGCCAATGGTCTTGCGCGAAGGGTGGCTCACGCGGCGGGGCACTTCCTTGGTGGCTTCGAGGATGAAGGTGTACGGCCCCGGGGTGCCCAGCTTGAGCAGGCGGTACTGGCGGTTGTCCACCCGCGCATAGTTGGCCAGCTCCGACAGGTCGCGGCACAGCAGCGTGAGGTGATGCTTTTCGTCCACCTGGCGGATGCGGCGCAGGCGGTCCACCGCGTCCTTGTCGTCCAGGTGGCAGACCAGCGCGTAGCTGGAGTCCGTAGGGACGGCCACGATGCCGCCCTTTTGTAGCAACAGCGCGGCCTGCTTGAGCAGCCGGGGTTGCGGGTTGTCTGGATGGGCTTCGAAATACTGGGCCATAGGGGCTGGTTCTCAATGATGCAGGGAGCAGCGCACCTGGGCACCACCCTTCACGGGGCGGTTGCTGGACGCCGGTGCGCCCGATGCGGCGCGTGCCGTCATCGCAAAATCCGGTCGGACAGCAGCTCCCACACGGGGGTCAATGCGCCGGGCAGCAACGGCAGCGTACCCAGGTCGGTGTGCGATTCGTCGGGGCTGTGGAAGTCGCTGCCACGCGATGCGGCCAGGCCAAACTCCTGCGCCATGTCTGCATAGGTCACGTATTCGGCCGCACTGTGGCTGCCCGTGACGACCTCGACCGCGCGCCCGCCATGCTGCTTGAATTCGGAGAACAGCGCGAATTCTTCATTGGCGCTGAACTTGTAGCGGGCCGGGTGGGCGATCACCGCCATGCCCCCGGCCTGCGTGATCCAGCGCACGGCGTCGCCCAGGCTGGCCCAGCGGTGGGGCACATAGCCGGGTTTGCCTTCGGTCAGGAACTTGCGAAACACCTCGGAAGTGTCTTTGCATACGCCGGTTTCGACCAGAAAACGCGCGAAATGTGTGCGCGAGATGAGTGCCGGGTTGCCCACAAACTGCAGCGCCCCTTCGTAGGCGCCCTTGATGCCCACCTGGGCCAGCTGGGCTGCCATCTCTTGCGCCCGTTCGCCGCGCCCGCCGCGTGTGGCGGCCAGGCCTTGGGCCAGCTGGGTGTCGTCAGGGTCAAAGCCCAGGCCCACGATGTGGACGGTGGTGTCGGCAAAGGTGACCGAAATCTCCGTGCCCGTCAGATAGGCCATGCCTTGGGCGCGGGCGGCAGCTGCCGCACGGTGCTGGCCACCGATCTCGTCATGGTCCGTCAGCGCCCACAGCTCGACCCCGTTGGCTTTGGCCCGCGCGGCCAGGTTTTCGGGCGTGAGGGTTCCGTCGGAAACGACGGAATGGCAGTGCAGGTCGGCGTTGAGGATGGAGGTCACCGATTCATTTTAGGGCTTGTACTGATAACGCGCCCCACGGAATCCATTAACACTTGTTACATCTACACTGTGCGTTGTCGGTGGGTGTTCAGCCGGGGCTAACATCAACGATGAGGTTGTGGTTTCCC of the Acidovorax sp. 107 genome contains:
- a CDS encoding site-2 protease family protein, whose translation is MDTSNLIQTVLIYALPVLFAITVHEAAHGYAARHFGDNTAYMMGRITLNPFKHIDPVGTILMPLLLYFATSGAFLFGYAKPVPVNFSNLRNPKKHMVWVALAGPASNFIQAIAWAVLLVVLVGTGIEERFFLEMARAGVMVNLVMWAFNLFPLPPLDGGRILVGLLPWRQAHMVSRIEPWGFFIVMGLVIAGVVGTLWLRPLMAVGYTAINLLLTPLTALLR
- a CDS encoding methyl-accepting chemotaxis protein, giving the protein MWNNLKIGTRLLLAFGGLALVVLLLMVMALSGIGGAEQALQGATPPAQAALAQLQSARTWVIGCSVVVFALALVAMLSLRASIVAPLNQAILIAETVASGDLSQEFNSDLEGDFGRLLGALGTMEDTLTDLVSRIKQSTDSITASAADIGHGNTDLSRRAEDQVSSLTETAASMEQLTATVRQNAERAHSASGLAVQASAIAEQGGSVVGEVVQTMQAISGSSRKIVDIIQVIEGIAFQTNILALNAAVEAARAGEQGRGFAVVASEVRNLAQRSAVAAREIKALISASVEQVESGAGQVGKAGKTMEEIVGAVGQVSALLGEISTALREQSEAISHVNVAVSHMDGGTQETASLVQHAVTTASALSAQARDLEQAVGAFKL
- a CDS encoding L-threonylcarbamoyladenylate synthase codes for the protein MAQYFEAHPDNPQPRLLKQAALLLQKGGIVAVPTDSSYALVCHLDDKDAVDRLRRIRQVDEKHHLTLLCRDLSELANYARVDNRQYRLLKLGTPGPYTFILEATKEVPRRVSHPSRKTIGLRVPDRKGLQLLLELHGAPLLATTLIPAGETEPLNDPQEIRERYEKLVDAIVDAGACPLEPTTVVDLTPMGTGGDPVVVREGRGSVQALGL
- a CDS encoding 3',5'-nucleoside bisphosphate phosphatase, which gives rise to MTSILNADLHCHSVVSDGTLTPENLAARAKANGVELWALTDHDEIGGQHRAAAAARAQGMAYLTGTEISVTFADTTVHIVGLGFDPDDTQLAQGLAATRGGRGERAQEMAAQLAQVGIKGAYEGALQFVGNPALISRTHFARFLVETGVCKDTSEVFRKFLTEGKPGYVPHRWASLGDAVRWITQAGGMAVIAHPARYKFSANEEFALFSEFKQHGGRAVEVVTGSHSAAEYVTYADMAQEFGLAASRGSDFHSPDESHTDLGTLPLLPGALTPVWELLSDRILR